The following are encoded in a window of Candidatus Polarisedimenticolaceae bacterium genomic DNA:
- a CDS encoding biopolymer transporter ExbD translates to MKTSRRIARMTRNRGGVPQLSLTSLMDVFVTLVFFLIVNSATSEVLQQPKQITLPESEVEAKPRETVVIFVSRDEVLVQGVPVARVADIQASGNAEIEPIGARLAELSASVIGLSTQAVAASQEVTVLADKSVPFSVLKKVLATCTAQGYTRVSLAVVEKPAQTT, encoded by the coding sequence GAAGACCTCGCGCCGCATCGCGCGCATGACGCGCAACCGGGGTGGCGTCCCGCAGCTGAGCCTGACGTCCCTGATGGACGTCTTCGTCACGCTGGTGTTCTTCCTCATCGTCAACTCGGCCACGAGCGAAGTGCTGCAGCAACCCAAGCAGATCACCCTGCCGGAGTCCGAGGTCGAGGCGAAGCCCCGCGAGACGGTCGTCATCTTCGTCAGCAGGGACGAGGTCCTCGTGCAGGGCGTGCCGGTCGCGCGCGTTGCGGACATCCAGGCCTCCGGGAACGCGGAGATCGAGCCGATCGGTGCGCGGCTCGCCGAGCTGAGCGCAAGCGTCATCGGCTTGAGCACGCAGGCCGTCGCCGCGAGCCAGGAGGTCACGGTTCTCGCGGACAAGTCGGTTCCCTTCAGCGTCCTGAAGAAGGTCTTGGCCACGTGTACGGCGCAGGGCTACACGCGAGTGTCGCTGGCCGTGGTCGAGAAGCCCGCGCAAACCACCTAA
- a CDS encoding AgmX/PglI C-terminal domain-containing protein, which translates to MKSQEEQELRTRVEQVRGRLQGLNADLRVVDDEVESLAPRRIQHELLDQACGSLEKLGELGVASLFWGERLEPARVAEQLRGARSRVAAFQAQLAELEERRRAILDGIGREEENLEILGDDLYQAREDEERRKLEWVVEREAGAEPARTMVMAWARGGEDDRRFRKALAASLVASAVLGALLPMIDLPLPKRFRPDDVPRRLAQLVRQEKAKVLPPPPAVAQKPPEQQKPGDAPKPIEPRDSRAPAAPAYAAADPQPDKAPGPVGEGDPHLPEGPAYAEAEPQVKAGKPGILAFKDKFVSLTQDKVAPRLGVQARLSDAQDAPQGSSRSMLTTQTPGSSGGINLASLSRSVGNGGGGGPGALHGNGRGGGGGGGGGGDAAQGLPVGRATSPIASIGGGERPLAHGGPGLSRTDEEIQIVFDRYKASFYRLYNRELRKDPTLRGQMVLRLTIEPDGSVSMCVLQSTDMNAPDLSDQVVNRVRTINFGAKDVQALTIVYPIDFLPAA; encoded by the coding sequence ATGAAGTCTCAGGAAGAACAGGAACTGCGCACTCGGGTCGAGCAGGTGCGCGGCAGACTGCAGGGTCTGAACGCGGATCTGCGCGTCGTCGACGACGAGGTCGAGAGCCTGGCGCCTCGGCGGATCCAGCACGAGCTGCTGGATCAGGCCTGCGGCTCCCTCGAGAAACTCGGGGAGCTTGGCGTCGCCTCGCTCTTCTGGGGCGAGCGCCTCGAGCCCGCACGCGTCGCGGAGCAGCTGCGCGGGGCGCGCAGCCGCGTCGCCGCGTTCCAGGCCCAGCTCGCCGAGCTCGAGGAGCGACGCCGGGCGATCCTCGACGGCATCGGTCGCGAAGAGGAAAACCTCGAGATCCTCGGCGACGACCTCTACCAGGCCCGGGAGGACGAGGAGCGTCGAAAGCTCGAATGGGTCGTCGAGCGCGAGGCCGGTGCGGAGCCGGCCCGCACGATGGTGATGGCGTGGGCGCGCGGCGGCGAGGACGACCGGCGTTTCCGCAAGGCACTGGCCGCATCGCTCGTCGCGAGCGCGGTCCTCGGCGCCCTGCTCCCGATGATCGACCTGCCGCTCCCCAAGCGCTTCCGGCCGGACGACGTGCCCAGACGCCTCGCGCAACTCGTCCGTCAGGAGAAGGCGAAGGTGCTGCCGCCGCCGCCGGCGGTCGCGCAGAAGCCGCCGGAGCAGCAGAAACCGGGCGACGCGCCGAAACCGATCGAGCCGCGGGATTCCAGAGCGCCCGCCGCGCCCGCCTATGCCGCGGCGGATCCGCAGCCGGACAAGGCGCCGGGGCCCGTCGGCGAGGGAGATCCGCACCTTCCGGAGGGGCCGGCCTACGCCGAGGCGGAGCCTCAGGTGAAGGCGGGGAAACCCGGAATTCTCGCGTTCAAGGACAAGTTCGTGAGCCTGACCCAGGACAAGGTCGCGCCGCGCCTCGGAGTCCAGGCGCGGCTCAGCGATGCCCAGGACGCGCCGCAAGGGTCGTCGCGCTCCATGTTGACGACCCAGACGCCGGGCTCGAGCGGCGGCATCAACCTCGCCTCGTTGAGCCGGTCCGTGGGGAACGGCGGAGGCGGCGGCCCGGGTGCGCTGCACGGCAACGGTCGAGGCGGGGGCGGCGGAGGCGGAGGCGGCGGAGACGCGGCCCAGGGTCTCCCCGTGGGCCGCGCGACGAGCCCGATCGCGTCGATCGGCGGCGGCGAGCGGCCGCTGGCGCACGGCGGGCCCGGGCTCTCCCGCACCGACGAGGAGATCCAGATCGTCTTCGACCGCTACAAGGCGTCGTTCTACCGGCTCTACAACCGCGAGCTGCGCAAGGACCCCACGCTGCGCGGCCAGATGGTGTTGCGCCTGACGATCGAGCCGGACGGAAGCGTCTCGATGTGCGTGCTGCAGTCGACGGACATGAACGCGCCGGATCTCTCCGATCAGGTCGTGAATCGCGTCCGAACGATCAACTTCGGCGCCAAGGACGTGCAGGCCCTGACGATCGTCTACCCGATCGACTTCCTGCCGGCCGCGTGA